One Bacillus sp. es.036 DNA window includes the following coding sequences:
- the lysS gene encoding lysine--tRNA ligase: MSQELELNDLLKVRREKLDVLKENNIDPFGHRFDRSHTASKMLEEFDSFTKEELAEQNKTVSLAGRIMTKRGKGKAGFTHIQDLTGQIQLYIRKDTVGDEQYDLFDSMDIGDIIGVSGEAFKTKVGELSVKVNDLHLLSKSLRPLPDKFHGLKDVEQRYRQRYLDLIMSPESKETFIARSRIIQSMRRYLDDQGFLEVETPMMHSIPGGASARPFVTHHNALDMELYMRIAIELHLKRLIVGGMERVYEIGRVFRNEGVSTRHNPEFTMLELYEAYADYKDVMTLTEEMVAHIAKEVTGSTTIQYGEEEINLEPEWKRVHMVDAVKELTGVDFWKEMTDEEARSLAKEHGVDVKETMEFGHVVNEFFEQKVEDTLIQPTFVYGHPVAISPLAKKNPEDGRFTDRFELFIVAREHANAFTELNDPIDQRERFEAQLVEREQGNDEAHMMDHDFIEALEYGLPPTGGLGIGIDRLVMLLTNSPSIRDVLLFPQMRNTER, from the coding sequence ATGAGTCAGGAGCTTGAATTGAATGACCTTCTAAAAGTAAGAAGAGAAAAGCTTGATGTGCTAAAAGAGAACAACATCGATCCATTCGGACATCGATTTGATCGTTCTCATACTGCTAGCAAAATGCTAGAAGAATTTGATTCTTTCACAAAAGAAGAACTAGCTGAACAAAATAAAACCGTTTCGTTAGCTGGTAGAATTATGACTAAACGTGGAAAAGGAAAAGCTGGCTTCACGCATATACAGGATTTAACTGGTCAAATCCAGCTCTATATTAGAAAAGATACTGTTGGAGATGAGCAATATGATCTTTTTGATTCTATGGATATTGGAGATATCATCGGAGTAAGCGGTGAGGCATTTAAAACAAAAGTGGGAGAGCTTTCCGTAAAGGTTAATGACCTTCATTTGCTTTCGAAGTCACTTCGTCCGCTACCTGATAAATTCCATGGTTTAAAAGATGTTGAACAACGGTACCGTCAGCGTTACCTTGATTTGATTATGAGTCCAGAATCAAAAGAAACCTTTATTGCCAGAAGTCGTATCATTCAATCGATGCGCCGCTACCTTGATGATCAAGGCTTTCTTGAGGTGGAAACACCAATGATGCATTCCATTCCAGGAGGGGCCTCGGCACGTCCGTTCGTCACTCATCATAATGCACTTGATATGGAGCTTTACATGCGTATTGCTATTGAGCTTCATCTTAAGCGTTTAATTGTGGGTGGTATGGAGCGCGTCTATGAAATTGGACGTGTTTTCCGAAACGAGGGTGTATCGACTAGGCATAACCCTGAATTTACAATGCTTGAACTGTATGAAGCTTACGCGGACTATAAAGATGTGATGACGTTGACTGAGGAAATGGTAGCTCATATCGCGAAAGAAGTTACAGGCTCTACAACTATCCAGTATGGGGAAGAGGAAATCAATCTTGAACCAGAATGGAAGAGAGTTCATATGGTTGATGCTGTTAAAGAACTAACTGGCGTTGATTTCTGGAAGGAAATGACGGATGAAGAAGCGCGGAGTCTTGCAAAAGAACACGGTGTAGACGTAAAAGAAACAATGGAATTTGGTCACGTTGTGAATGAATTCTTTGAACAGAAAGTAGAAGACACGCTAATTCAACCGACATTTGTCTACGGCCATCCTGTTGCGATTTCACCTCTTGCTAAGAAAAACCCTGAAGACGGTCGTTTTACAGATCGTTTTGAGTTGTTCATCGTAGCTCGTGAACATGCAAATGCCTTTACTGAGCTTAATGATCCAATTGATCAGAGAGAACGTTTTGAAGCGCAATTAGTCGAGCGCGAGCAAGGTAATGATGAGGCACATATGATGGACCATGACTTTATTGAAGCGCTAGAGTATGGTTTACCACCAACCGGCGGTCTAGGTATTGGAATTGATCGTCTCGTTATGCTATTAACGAATTCTCCTTCCATTAGAGATGTTCTTCTATTTCCGCAGATGAGAAATACGGAGCGGTAA